Below is a window of Fulvitalea axinellae DNA.
TTCTGAGCAATACCGTGGAAGGACAAACGGTTAACTGTCCGGTCGCTTATGAGATCGTCCACAAGACGGTGAAATACATAGACAAGAACGGGAAGGAAAAGCGTAAAAGCGAGAAAACGAAAAATGAGATGGTACTGGAAGTTTTACACCGTCTAAACTTTCTGAACAAACTGGTTTTCAGGTACATTCTTTTCGATACGTGGTTCACCGCCAGCGATACGCTGAAGTATATTCATTACAAGCTCAAGAAGGTTTTCGTTTGCCCGCTGAAGAGCAACAGGAATATAGCAATGAGCGAAAAGGACAAAAACGAGGGCAAATTCATTCACGTTTCGGATGCGCCTATTGAAAGCGGTCAAGTGAAGCGGGTGTGGGTCAAGGGAGTTGATTTTCCTGTCACGCTCGCCAAACAAGTCTTTACAAACAGGGACCGGTCGACCGCGGAACAATGGCTGGTTACCAACGGGGAGAACATGGCTTTCGAGGATATCGTAGCGATCTACCAAAAACGGTGGAAAGTCGAGGAGTTCCATAAGTCGCTCAAGCAAAACACGATGTTAGGCAAGTCTCCCACAAAGATGGAGATTACCCAATTGAACCACATCTTCGCTTCCATGATCGCCTACATAAAACTGGAAAAACTGAAGGTTAAGGAGAAGCTGAATCACTTTGCGATAAAATCAAAATTGTATTTGAAGATGATAAAGGCTGCCATGGAAGAACTTGACGCCTTGCGGTCGGCCTGAAATATATTCATTAAGAATCGCTCTCCCAAATGCAGGGAGAGCGAAAGTTCAGTGATTAATACTTCCGAAAACAGTTCCTTCTCCTTCAAAGACATCAAATATTTTTTGCAGTTCTAAAACAGCATAATAAGTATAAGAAATTGAATCAAATTTATGTCTAACTGCAGAAAGACCACGACCAATTGAACAATCTGATTTTGCCAAGTTAGAGCTTCCGACAGGTGCTCTTACGCTAATTAATGTGTCATTCTTTTGTGCTAATCTTTTTGGTGATGTGCAATAAATTCTATTCTTTGGAAATCGAAATTGAAAATCTGTTTTACCTTGAAAAAAAGGAACACCTTTTTCTTCTTCATTATAAGTACTCCCAGGAGGTGATTGCCCCATCGTTACATTAAACTCATTTCCAAAAGTAGAATCCTCCCACCCCATCGGAATCCATTTCCCTAAGGCCTCGTTGTACTCGAACTGGTCGGGAAAATACGCCATGATTTCGTCTGGCAATTGCGCACGGTCGGGACGGGCGAGAACGGCTTTGCGCTTTTCCGCTTTGGCTTGGAGGGCTTCGGGGATTTCATGTCCCGCTTCCAGCGCCTTGTCCATCACCGGATCAAAATCCACAAACCAGGACTGGAACAGCGTCTGGGCCATTTCTTCCAGCGTTTGGTTCATCTGGCGGTTGAGTTCTATTTTGTCGTCGAGATCACCTAGGATTTTTGCGATAGCTTTTTGTGTATGAAAATCTGATATTTTTAATGGGTATTGAGATAATACTTTACCCGAAAGATTTGGTTGAGCAGAGCCATTATCATTTATTCTAGCTAGACTTTGTCCAAAAGGACTAATTAAGAAATAGTAAAGAAAATCTTGATTAATATTTTCCTTTGCTCGAATAATTATTAATGAAGAAGCAATAGCTCCTTCATTGTATCTATTTCGTGCTGTTTTTCCTATTGTTGAACCACGTAAGCAATAAACAATATCTCCTTTCCTAACTTTCCCTGATCCTAGCTTATCATACTTTTCCCGGCTTATATAATCCATTCGTTCATGACTCAACCAACCTGTTGAATCAATATGTCCAGTATTTATAAATGGGATTCCATTTTCAACCCTATCCAACGGACTAGGATAATTTTTACCTCTATCACCATTTATAAAATCAGCAATCTCACCTAATCGCACCTCTCTCCATTCCTTACTCATAGCCCAACAGTTTCAAGTTCGCACAAATGCTTTCATCCAAGGTTTTTCCCTGTTCGATCTGCCCGAAAAAGCGCTTGCTTAGGTCGGTCATTTTGTCTTCGAAGGGGATGCCGTCGTCTTCCTCTTCGGCTACGCCCACGTAGCGTCCGGGGGTTAGTACGTAGTCGTTTTTTTGGATTTCCTGTAGGGTGGCGGATTTGCAGTAGCCTGCTATATCTGTGTATTCGCTTGTAGGGGCTGGGTGTTCTTTCTTGAGTGTGGGTTCCTTCGTGGATTCTCTGGATTCCCTGGGGGTGGAGACAGGGCATGCCCTGTCTGTACGGGGGGAGGGGGCCTTTGTTTTGTCATTTCGCCAGGCGTGGTAGGTGCCGGCTATTTCCGCCATGTCTTCGGCGGTCAGTTCTTTGTGGGTGCGGTCTACCATGGTTCCCATATTGCGGGCGTCTATAAAGAGGGTTTCGCCTTGTCGGTCGCGGTAGCCGTGTTCGGTATCCTCGCGTTTGTTTTTGGTCATAAACCAGAGGCATACCGGTATTTGGGTGGTGTAGAACAGTTGTCCGGGCAGGGCTATCATGCAGTCCACATAGTCGCGGTCTATCAGTGTTTTTCTTATTTCTCCTTCGCCGGAGGTGTTGGTGCTCATGGAGCCGTTGGCCAGCACAAAGCCCGCCGTTCCCGTTTCGGAAAGTTTGCTGAGCATATGGAGTATCCACGCGTAGTTGGCGTTGCCCGTTGGCGGCGTGTTGAAGCTGGCCCAGCGGGCGTCGTCTTCCAGTTCGTTGGCCTCGCGCCATTGGCTTTGGTTAAAGGGCGGATTGGCCATGATATAGTCCGCCTTCAGGTCGGGGTGCTGGTCTTTGAAGAAGGTATTGGCGGGCACTTCGCCCAGGTTGGCGGAGATGCCGCGTATGGCCAGGTTCATCTTGGCCAGCTTGTAGGTGGTGGCGTTGAGTTCCTGTCCGTAGATGGAGATATTCCTTTTGTTGCCTTGGTGGCTTTCCACAAATTTGACGGACTGCACGAACATACCGCCCGAGCCGCAGGCCGGATCGTAGATCTTTCCTTTGTAAGGCTCCAGCATTTCGGCTATCAGGTTTACTACGCTCTTTGGGGTGTAGAATTCCCCTCCGCCTTTTCCTTCCGCCGAGGCGAATTTGCCGAGGAAATATTCGTAGATGCGCCCCACCACATCGTTTTCCTCATCGCCTAAGGTATCGATATTGTTCACCGTGTCCAGCAAAGCCGACAGCTTGCTGGGGTCGAAGTTGAGGCGCGAGAAGTAGTTGTCGGGCAAGGCGCCCTTCAGGCTGTCGTTGTTCTTTTCTATGGTATGCAGCGCGGTGTCTATCTTCAGCGCTATGTCCTCCTGCTTGGCGTTTTCGATAATGAAATTCCAACGGGCCTCTTCCGGCAGGTAGAAAACGTTCTTCATGTTGTAGAACTCCTTCATGCCGAGATATTTCTCCTTGCCTTCGCTGATCAGTTCCTGTTTGCGGAGTTCGAACTTGTCGGATGTGAATTTCAAAAAATAAGCCCGAGTACCACGTGCTTGTACTCCGAGCTTTCCACTGTTCCCCTCAGTTTGTTGGCCGAGTCCCATAGGGCCTCTTCCATGCTTTTTTGCGCCTTGGCGGCTGCTTTCTTGGCCATTATATAATAGGTGTTTTTTTCGTAGTCGCGTTTCCGCCGGCGCACATACCGCGCGCCGGCGGAATTGTTTTTATGAAATATAGGGATTTTCGAAATTTTTTTTGATCCGGATGTATGTTCCGGCGGGATTATTGGTTCTGTATCGAAAACAATCTAAAGGCTAAATAGATACCGAGGATTAAAAATTATGAGTGAAACCACAACCACCCTTCCGGCGTTGACCCAGGCTGTCGACCTCCGGGCCGTTTTCCATGAGCAGAAATACCAAGCGTGGGTATCCACCGCCGCCGAGGCGCTTGTCTCTTGGGTCGAAAGCGAGGTGAACCGCGAGCGGGCGAAGAACGATTATGAATCGTTGCTGGATGAGGAGCAGACAAAGAAGGTGGCGGACGACCGCAAGAAGCTGATACGGGCGCAAGAGGATTTTGACCGCATCAGCAACCTTTTGGACGGCGGAAACTTGTCGGAGGCGGATACTGACCGTTACCGCAAGGAGAAAAAGAAGCTGGACTATAATATAGAGACCCTGAGCCAGCGGCTGAAAAAGCGGGATACGGCGATACGCATGGTGTCGGACGACTTGAAGGACCTTATGGACTTGGCGGGCGCATCGGTACTGGAAGCCGGCATCCGCGATTTCTTGGTGAACCATGTGGAGGCCGGGTTTGTGGGGCCTTGTTCCATTACGTTTTTGGGTACGGAGTATTCTTACAGCGAGTAGTTTTTTTGTTTTGATACGTCAAAGCCACGCCCTCGGGCGTGGCTTTCTGTTTTGGGACGGCGTACAATTTGAAATTTCCTCCATATGATCATTATGTCGAAGTGGGTAAACATGCCCATAACCACTAAGGCCGGTCAATATAATAATACATGGCGGCGTGATACTTAATCGGGCGATTATCTGGATAATACTGCTCCATTGTGGCGAAGAATGACTTGGTGAAAGGCACGTTTTCCATCACTTGGAAGCGGTTGAGGCTTACGAGTCTGTTGCCGTTTTTCACGAAATGTGGAGCGTCTTTTTCCGAAAGATTTTTGGCCGTGGTGTAGGTTTGGCTATGAAACGGCTTGCTGAATTCCACCGGCCAGCCCCAAGCGTAGCCGAAATAATCCTCGGTTCCCGTGCCGAACGTTGAAGGAAACTTCTCGCCGTCGACGTAGAATTTCTCATCGCCTTCGCCCCACCACCATTGGGCGGACATGGACGGCAGTTTATGGCCGTTTTCCATACCGCTGATCGGGTTGTAGACGGTAAGCGTCATACCGCAGAAGCGTCCTTGGCCTTTCAAATCCAGAAGCTGGCGGTCGGGCCATCTTTGCTGTTCGATCTGCTTCAGGTCAGGCTCCCAAAGTACGTGGAAATAACCTTTTGGTGTTTCGGTGTTCGGGGCCGTGGTAACGGCGGTTTTCAGGCTTATCGCCCGCTGGCTTTTGTTGGTGAGGATAATTTTGGCGCTTTTGCCGAAAGGCATATACCAGTTGGAGTACATCCTAGTGCCCGATATCCCGAGCGGAACGGCCTCGAATTGGCTCAGCTGGTTCCAGTCATGCTCCGTAGCGCCGAAGAAAGCTCCCAGAGGACATTTTACCGAAGGAGTCTGTGCTCCGTCCCAATAGATTTCGATATCGAAATTTCGGGTCAGATCGTCCACGTAATTGTTTTTCAGAATATCGACTACCAGTCTTGTAACGGCTTTGGAGCCAGTAGCCGAGAAGATTTCCTTGGATTCCTCCGACCCGAACTTAAACGTGTTGCTTTCCGTTTTCGAATCCGGATTGGCAAATGGCGTCTTTTCCGCCACCGAAGCCATCATGGTTTCGATTTCTTGTAAAGCTTGATGCTCTTTCGGTCCGAACGAACCTTTGAATGCCGGAACTTTACTGCCTTTTGGTAGGAGCGTGTAATTTATCTGGTAGAATTTTCCCCAGTCTTTTTCCGCTTTGATGATCAATTCTTTCTGGAAGCAAATCGGAACGTAGTTGTTCTTGCCTTTGGCACTGGTATATACAAAGCCCGGATAGTTAAACGGAGCGTGTTTGCCGTCAAACCAATGTTTGGCCGGCATTGACACCACTTCTTTTCCGTCCACTATCAGCGTAAGCGCACCGTCTTTCGGCAAGGCCGACCAGATTCTGTTTACGAAGCCCGTGCCTTTGATATGCGCTAATACCGTAGCTTCGCCTTCTTTGCGCACATATCCGTCGCCGTCTTTGTTGGCGCTCCAATTGACGTATTGGCCGGTTTTCTTATCGTATTCGCTACGACGGTCGTAGCTGGATATCATATAACTCTTCTCCCCTTCCGCTGGCAAAGTAGCCAGTTGCTTCATATCCACGTAGCGTCGCACTACTTCCTCAAATGTTAATTTCGGCCCCTTCGCAAAAGCAAAACCGCTTAATAGCAAAAGAGCGGTGGCCGATAAAAAATTCCTCATAATAGCTTCTTGTTGTTGATTATGTTCAATTTTTTTAATCGAGTCAATTGACAAGTTTTAAAAATAAAATGAACAGATTTATAACTCGTTAAGATTTGTTTATGTGTAATTATAAGTAAACTAAAACATTTAAGCAATTTGTTTGATGTGTAGTGTTTTTATCTGTTTGGAAAAGTATGGTGGTAGTTTTTATATTAGAACAATGCATAATTTATTTTTTAGAGGTTCCCAAATAGGAATCAAAAAATTAGATTGGTACTTACATAACTGACCTTTCGCTCGCCTTTCCTATTGCAATTTTGGAAATTATATGATAAGTGACCGATTTTTGAAAAATGAAAAGGAGAGACGGATTTGAATTATACACGGATTATCTTATTGCCAGTCGAGGGCAAGCCACCTCAACAGGGCTCTCAGCATCTTTGGACAATCAGATTCCCCATGATTATTTCAGCGACCTCCTCAAGCAACCGGACATGGACCAAAAGGCTTTTTGGAAAGAGGTGAAGTCTTTCGCCAGGAGTATTGAGGGCGAAGAGGCGGTTTTGAGTATCGACGATTGCATTGTCCACAAGCCTCATTCCTCGGAAAACGACATCGTAGCTTATCATTTCGACCATACTGTAGGCAAAGCGGTCAAAGGGATCAACTCCCTTAACTTTCTTCTGAGCAATACCGTGGAAGGACAAACGGTTAACTGTCCGGTCGCTTATGAGATCGTCCACAAGACGGTGAAATACATAGGGTTTACTGAAAAAGTAAAAACCACAAGATTATCAGTGGATTAGGTAGCTTGTTTCCCTTTCCAAAGCACAGGGAATATTCGTAAATTGGCCTTAGAAAGGACTGAGAGCATTTTTTCCCTTGCACCTATGATCAAGACAAGTTCCTCGCAATTGAGTATAGAAGGTTTTTTGGACCCGGAAATAGGGCGCCTTAACCCGGAAAACAGATGGGTGAAGTTGGCCAACTCCATCCCCTGGGCGGAATTGGGTTTGGTCTACGAATCGAAAATGTCGACGGGCAAGGGCAGTCCGTGCAAACCGGCCCGGCTGGTCATCGGCGCGCTGATCGTGAAGCATAAGCTGAACGTTTCGGACGCCGAGGCGATAGAACAAATCAAAGAAAATCCGTATCTCCAGTATTTCGTGGGACTCGGCTCGTTCACCACGGAAAAGGCCTTTGACCCTTCGCTGTTCACGACGGTCCGCAAGCGGCTCGGGTACGGGGATTTTAACAGGATGAGTTCGCTTTTGCAACACGAGGGGATCCGTATTGCGGAGGGCGATCGGGATGAAGGGTCCAAAGACGGGCATTCCGGGGACGCCGAAGATGACAAGCGGGTTGTCTCCTGCGACGCGACGGTGGCGCCGCAAGAGATTCCATACCCCACGGACCTTGGGCTGTTGGCTACGGCGAGGGTGCAGTCGGAGAAAATCATCGACCTCCTTTGGCCCGTCGCCAGGGATTCCGGTTTATCCAAAAAGCCCCGGACTTACCGGGATAAAGCCCATAGGGAATATGTCGGGGCGACGAGAAAAAAGAGGAAAGGAGCCGAATTCTGGCGCGTGTGCGCACGCCGACAGCTGAATTATCTGGAACGGAACCTACGGCATATCGACAGCCTCATAGAGGCCAACAAGGGCGTTATACGCCTAAAAAGCAGGTTTTTGAAGATTCTGATGGTGCTTCACGAAATCGCCAGGCAACAGTCGCTCATGCTGGAGACCGGTGCCAACAGGGTGGACGGCCGCATCGTGAACGTCTTCCAGCCCCATGTCCGGCCGATAGTCCGGGGCAAAAACGGAAGCGACACCGAGTTCGGCGCCAAATTGTCCGTAAGCCTTCACGAAGGCTATTCCTATCTGGACAAGGCGCAATGGGACGCTTACTACGAGGGTGACGCGGAAGTGATCCGCGGGCACATCGACAGTTTCGGGGAGAGAAACCCGGAAATGAAGCTCGGCAAATTCGTCGGGGACAAGATTTACGGAAACAGGAACGCCCGGCAGACCATGTCCGGCGCGGGTGTGGAATTCGTGGGCTCCCCGTTGGGAAGGCCTCCCTCAAGTCCCGAAAAAATCAGGGAACGCAAGGAAAACCGGACGCTTCACCAACGGCACCGGAGCAGGGCGGAAGGAAAATTCGGGGAAGTGAAACGGGGACACGGATTGGACAAAATACAGGCAAGGAGAGCGGACACTTCGCTTTCATGGATCGCCTGCATTTTCTTCGTGGCCAACTTGAAAAGATTTCAGAGCGAAATCTTTTTTGACCTTGTTTTCTTGAGCTGGAAATACGGGATATGGCTTCAAGACGGCGAAAAGAAACAGGAAAAGACTGTCTGGCAAAATATCCTAGCTGGGTAGCCCTCTGGGCTTTTTCAGTAAACCCTACATAGACAAGAACGGGAAGGAAAAGCGTAAAAGCGAGAAAACGAAAAATGAGATGGTACTGGAAGTTTTACACCGTCTAAACTTTCTGAACAAACTGGTTTTCAGGTACATTCTTTTCGATACGTGGTTCACCGCCAGCGATACGCTGAAGTATATTCATTACAAGCTCAAGAAGGTTTTCGTTTGCCCGCTGAAGAGCAACAGGAATATAGCAATGAGCGAAAAGGACAAAAACGAGGGCAAATTCATTCACGTTTCGGATGCGCCTATTGAAAGCGGTCAAGTGAAGCGGGTGTGGGTCAAGGGAGTTGATTTTCCTGTCACGCTCGCCAAACAAGTCTTTACAAACAGGGACCGGTCGACCGCGGAACAATGGCTGGTTACCAACGGGGAGAACATGGCTTTCGAGGATATCGTAGCGATCTACCAAAAACGGTGGAAAGTCGAGGAGTTCCATAAGTCGCTCAAGCAAAACACGATGTTAGGCAAGTCTCCCACAAAGATGGAGATTACCCAATTGAACCACATCTTCGCTTCCATGATCGCCTACATAAAACTGGAAAAACTGAAGGTTAAGGAGAAGCTGAATCACTTTGCGATAAAATCAAAATTGTATTTGAAGATGATAAAGGCTGCCATGGAAGAACTTGACGCCTTGCGGTCGGCCTGAAATATATTCATTAAGAATCGCTCTCCCAAATGCAGGGAGAGCGAAAGT
It encodes the following:
- a CDS encoding IS5 family transposase, producing MIKTSSSQLSIEGFLDPEIGRLNPENRWVKLANSIPWAELGLVYESKMSTGKGSPCKPARLVIGALIVKHKLNVSDAEAIEQIKENPYLQYFVGLGSFTTEKAFDPSLFTTVRKRLGYGDFNRMSSLLQHEGIRIAEGDRDEGSKDGHSGDAEDDKRVVSCDATVAPQEIPYPTDLGLLATARVQSEKIIDLLWPVARDSGLSKKPRTYRDKAHREYVGATRKKRKGAEFWRVCARRQLNYLERNLRHIDSLIEANKGVIRLKSRFLKILMVLHEIARQQSLMLETGANRVDGRIVNVFQPHVRPIVRGKNGSDTEFGAKLSVSLHEGYSYLDKAQWDAYYEGDAEVIRGHIDSFGERNPEMKLGKFVGDKIYGNRNARQTMSGAGVEFVGSPLGRPPSSPEKIRERKENRTLHQRHRSRAEGKFGEVKRGHGLDKIQARRADTSLSWIACIFFVANLKRFQSEIFFDLVFLSWKYGIWLQDGEKKQEKTVWQNILAG
- a CDS encoding IS701 family transposase gives rise to the protein MKRRDGFELYTDYLIASRGQATSTGLSASLDNQIPHDYFSDLLKQPDMDQKAFWKEVKSFARSIEGEEAVLSIDDCIVHKPHSSENDIVAYHFDHTVGKAVKGINSLNFLLSNTVEGQTVNCPVAYEIVHKTVKYIDKNGKEKRKSEKTKNEMVLEVLHRLNFLNKLVFRYILFDTWFTASDTLKYIHYKLKKVFVCPLKSNRNIAMSEKDKNEGKFIHVSDAPIESGQVKRVWVKGVDFPVTLAKQVFTNRDRSTAEQWLVTNGENMAFEDIVAIYQKRWKVEEFHKSLKQNTMLGKSPTKMEITQLNHIFASMIAYIKLEKLKVKEKLNHFAIKSKLYLKMIKAAMEELDALRSA
- a CDS encoding restriction endonuclease subunit S; its protein translation is MSKEWREVRLGEIADFINGDRGKNYPSPLDRVENGIPFINTGHIDSTGWLSHERMDYISREKYDKLGSGKVRKGDIVYCLRGSTIGKTARNRYNEGAIASSLIIIRAKENINQDFLYYFLISPFGQSLARINDNGSAQPNLSGKVLSQYPLKISDFHTQKAIAKILGDLDDKIELNRQMNQTLEEMAQTLFQSWFVDFDPVMDKALEAGHEIPEALQAKAEKRKAVLARPDRAQLPDEIMAYFPDQFEYNEALGKWIPMGWEDSTFGNEFNVTMGQSPPGSTYNEEEKGVPFFQGKTDFQFRFPKNRIYCTSPKRLAQKNDTLISVRAPVGSSNLAKSDCSIGRGLSAVRHKFDSISYTYYAVLELQKIFDVFEGEGTVFGSINH
- a CDS encoding glycoside hydrolase family 172 protein, which gives rise to MRNFLSATALLLLSGFAFAKGPKLTFEEVVRRYVDMKQLATLPAEGEKSYMISSYDRRSEYDKKTGQYVNWSANKDGDGYVRKEGEATVLAHIKGTGFVNRIWSALPKDGALTLIVDGKEVVSMPAKHWFDGKHAPFNYPGFVYTSAKGKNNYVPICFQKELIIKAEKDWGKFYQINYTLLPKGSKVPAFKGSFGPKEHQALQEIETMMASVAEKTPFANPDSKTESNTFKFGSEESKEIFSATGSKAVTRLVVDILKNNYVDDLTRNFDIEIYWDGAQTPSVKCPLGAFFGATEHDWNQLSQFEAVPLGISGTRMYSNWYMPFGKSAKIILTNKSQRAISLKTAVTTAPNTETPKGYFHVLWEPDLKQIEQQRWPDRQLLDLKGQGRFCGMTLTVYNPISGMENGHKLPSMSAQWWWGEGDEKFYVDGEKFPSTFGTGTEDYFGYAWGWPVEFSKPFHSQTYTTAKNLSEKDAPHFVKNGNRLVSLNRFQVMENVPFTKSFFATMEQYYPDNRPIKYHAAMYYYIDRP